The nucleotide window GGGGTATGATGTCAATCTTCGTTTATCAAGAGCATCTGGGGGATCTGTATGTATCAGCGGTCCCGGAAGGCGATAGGTGCCAGCGTAGTCTGTTTGCGGAAGAAGTTGGAGAAATGGGCCAGCTCTTCAAAGCCAAGGCTGTAGGCTATTTCAGAAATGCTCCAATCTGTTTGTTTCAGGAGGATTTTGGCTTCCTGCAGTATCCGGTTGCTGATTAATTCGGTAGTTGTTTTGCCGGTATGTTCCTTTAATACTTTATTGAGATGATTGACATGTACTGCCAGACGGCCAGCGAAGTCCTTAGCGGTGCGGAGTGCTATTGTCTGTTGGGATGATGCTATGGGGAACTGTCTTTCCAGTAATTCGATGAACAGGGAGGATATCCTTGCGGAGGCCGTATGGGTTGGATATAATGCGGTGGCTGGTTGCAGCTTCTGTCCGTAATGTATCAGCTCCAGCACATAGTTGCGCAGCAGATCGTATTTATATACATAGTCGGCCGACAGCTCTTTGTACATCTTCTTAAAAATACTAGTGATCTCTTCTGCTTCTTCATCCGATACCTGAAAAACAGGATATCCGCCGGGCCGGAAGATGGGCAGTTCTTCCAACACGACTCCGCTTTTATTTTTGGTGAGAAACTCATCGGTAAAAATGCAGAAATATCCGCCCTGCTGATCTTCCAGCGGTACCCAATTGTAGGGTATTCTGGGTGTGGCAAACAACAACGCGTTTTTTTCGATATCAATGACCTTGTCAGCATATTCTGCCCGGTTTTTGCCCGTGATAATGCTGATCTTATAGTAAGCACGCCTGTTGTAGGGCATTTTATATTTATCTGCTTTCAGCTCATCGGTCTTAAAAATATTAAAATGGCCGATCTCCTTATGGATACCTTCAGGTATCAGGGAAGCGGTTTCTTTATAAAACGCTTCCAGAGAAGTAATGTCCATAGTCCGTATGTTTGCGATATTCAAAGGTACAAAAAGCAGCCCACCCCGGTTTTATTTGAATTTTGCAAATAATGGATTGATGCATACAAACAGGCAGATCAGCAACAGCGGTACCTTTGTATCGTGATAAACAATTCAAAGCAAACGAATATGACAGCAAATAAAAAAATAGCGCTGGTAACCGGCGGCAGCCGCGGCCTGGGAAAAAATATGGCCATCAACATCGCCAGAAAAGGCTTCGATGTGGTGATCACCTACCATAGCAGAAAAGAAGAAGCACAGCATGTGGTTGCTGAAATAGAAAAGGAAGGCGCTAAAGCAGTAGCGCTGCAGTTAAATACAGGGGACGTAAAAAGTTTCCCGGCTTTTTTCAAACACCTGAAAACCGCACTGAAAAATACTTTTCACGCAGACCATTTCGACTTCCTGATCAACAACGCCGGTATTGGTATCCATAAACCATTTATAGAAATCACGGAAGAGGATTTTGACGAGTTGATGAACATACACCTTAAAGGTGTGTACTTCCTGACACAGCAGGCCTTACCACTGCTCAATGATGGTGGTCGTATCGTCAACCTCTCTTCCGGACTGGCACGTTTTACCACGCCTGGATACTCCGCCTATGCCGCCATGAAAGGCGGGGTGGAAACGCTGACCCGATATATGGCTAAAGAGCTGGGCACCAGAGGTATTGCCGTCAATATCGTAGCACCCGGTGCCATAGAAACAGACTTCGGTGGCGCTATTGTCCGCGATAACCCTACCGTGAACAAAATGGTGGCAGAAGCTACTGCACTGGGCCGTGCCGGCCTGCCGGATGACATCGGCGGCGTAGTGGCTTTCCTGTGTACAGAAGATGCCCGGTGGATTAATGGACAGCGGATAGAGGTGTCGGGCGGAGCCAACCTGTAACGGTGATTTATATGATGCCGCTGATGCTCCTGATGGGCGAAGATCTTAGCGGAGATATAAAGAGATATAAGATATAAAACAAAACAGAACAGCCACCGATGATACGGTGGCTGTTCTGTTTTATATTCAAGTTAATCTTTGCTTATGTCTTCGTTCATCAGGAGTATCAGCGGTTCCAGGAGATTTTTGCAGACCTGGTGTCCGCAGAGTTGGTGCCGATACGGATGATGAATTCACCGGGTTCCCATACGTACTGCAGATTGCTGTTATAGAACTTCAGGTTTTCCGGGGAGATGCTGAAGGATACTGTTTTGCTTTCGCCGGGCTGCAGGGATATTTTGCGGAAGCCGATCAGGTCTTGTACGGAGCGTGTTACGGAGGCTACCGGGTCGGTGAGGTAGAGCTGTACTACTTCGTCGCCGGCGTATTTGCCGGTGTTGGTAACGGTTACGCTGGCGGTGATAGTTTCATTGCCGGCAGGGTTTTGTTTGCTCACTTTTACATCACTGTAGGAGAAAGTGGTATAGCTGAGGCCATAGCCGAAAGGATACAGTGGTGTATTGGGAACGTCAAGGTAGTCGGATTTGAATTTCTGGAAGGTGGTGCCTTCCAGCGGGCGGCCGGTATTTTTATGGTTATAGAAAACCGGTATCTGTCCTACATTACGGGGGAAGCTGGCGGTGATTTTACCGGCAGGGTTGTAATGTCCGAAGAGCGCATCAGCGATGGCGTTGCCGGCTTCTGTGCCTGCAAACCAGGTATCGAGGATGGAAGTGACGTGGGCATCTTCCCAGGTAAGGGTAAGCGGACGGCCATTCATCAGTACCAGTACTACCGGTTTACCTGTTTTTACCAGTGCTTTCAGCAGCAGTTGCTGACTTTCGGGTATGTTAAGATCGCTGCGGCTGGCGCTTT belongs to Chitinophaga sp. HK235 and includes:
- a CDS encoding AraC family transcriptional regulator, whose translation is MDITSLEAFYKETASLIPEGIHKEIGHFNIFKTDELKADKYKMPYNRRAYYKISIITGKNRAEYADKVIDIEKNALLFATPRIPYNWVPLEDQQGGYFCIFTDEFLTKNKSGVVLEELPIFRPGGYPVFQVSDEEAEEITSIFKKMYKELSADYVYKYDLLRNYVLELIHYGQKLQPATALYPTHTASARISSLFIELLERQFPIASSQQTIALRTAKDFAGRLAVHVNHLNKVLKEHTGKTTTELISNRILQEAKILLKQTDWSISEIAYSLGFEELAHFSNFFRKQTTLAPIAFRDR
- a CDS encoding SDR family oxidoreductase; protein product: MTANKKIALVTGGSRGLGKNMAINIARKGFDVVITYHSRKEEAQHVVAEIEKEGAKAVALQLNTGDVKSFPAFFKHLKTALKNTFHADHFDFLINNAGIGIHKPFIEITEEDFDELMNIHLKGVYFLTQQALPLLNDGGRIVNLSSGLARFTTPGYSAYAAMKGGVETLTRYMAKELGTRGIAVNIVAPGAIETDFGGAIVRDNPTVNKMVAEATALGRAGLPDDIGGVVAFLCTEDARWINGQRIEVSGGANL